DNA from Maniola hyperantus chromosome 28, iAphHyp1.2, whole genome shotgun sequence:
GTTGcacttcacgtacctactaataaaaagcaaacaaagcaatggtgccaacatgacggcaattCGACTATACTTTAAGAGCCAACGTTCAAAGTATTCAAAGTCCGATGGTAGCGAAGTAAACACTGATCGCTCACTATAACTTGCCCAATTACTCAGCCGATCTGTGATCGACTATGATCTGTGTTATGTgaatttgtatattatattgtgtGTGAATGTATATGAATTACTATATAATGTGTGTGAATATTGTTTGTTGATTTCATATAGAATATGTGTGAAGTGAATGTGCATGTAAGTgacttttataattaattaccttcaagtcaagagtgaataggcatcttctaggcaagcgcgctgcatcatcacttgccacctgcagggcgattgtctaaaacctgcatcaatcattattacaatctcaattgtactgattggctgaatttgtgcgattcttgttgcaacaatgcattgtggccaatagtgagcgagcattaaccaattagagatgattgcgatcgtgacattgtagctgtcaaacaaccgcggtagggccactgggcTATTCTGTATCTTCCGATTGCagctaagcgctagtctataataatcacagagtacattgaatatgataataataataaaactattttagatTAAAGGATTACCTCAAAGAGAAGCATCCACACCTTCTGCAGGATGAGGCGTTCTTGAACGAATTTTTGGAAATCATGAACTACATAAGTAATAGTCTGGAAGCTGCTAACGACTGGGATGACGTGAGCTTACAGACGACCAATGTAGATCTTGTTGGGTATAAGACTATGAGCTGGCATCGACACGGATACAAGACTTTCTTTGAACTATTGTTGGTAAGCATTGTTAAGCAGGTTTAAACACTACTACAAAAAACATCTCGTTTTTggcctttgggtacggaaccctaaaaactttgcACAGTTGGGCGCTTTGTTGATAGAACTAATTTAACTAGAATAGCTATAAAATACGTTTATCGAATTACTAAAGTACCGCTAGTGTATTCCTATATATCTCCCCGCCCCCCCATTTTCGTTTCGTTACAGAGCGTTCCGATTGGCAGGCAAGCCATCTGTGGTGTTTGCCGATGCTTGCTGTTTGTTGTTTGCCACAAGCGTGAAGCATCAGCTTCATGGAAGCGCCCCACGCTTGTGGCAAGCAATAAGTACTGGCAAGCGTGTGGATCTGATTGGCTGCAAGCCAAACCACTGTCAAACACTGTgtataaaaagtactctgtggtaacTGCCGATGCTTGCTGTTTGTTGTTTGCCACAAGCGTGAAGCATCAGCTTCATGGAAGCGCCCCACGCTTGTGGCAAGCAATAAGTACTGGCAAGCGTGTGGATCTGATTGGCTGCAAGCCAAACCACTGTCAAACACTGTgtataaaaagtactctgtggtaacTGCCGATGCTTGCTGTTTGTTGTTTGCTGCAAACAAAGCCGCGCTACGAGCGTTTGGCGCTTCGAAAATCATGCCGTTTATTCACAGAACACATACAACAACGGTCCAGGCTTGCCAACCTTAGAAATAAAACTGAACACAGAGGTGACACAAATAAAATGGCCGAAGGACTCGACGGGTAAAGTGGAGGTAGTGTGCAAAGATGGCGCCGTGTACACAGCTGATAATGTTATAGTTACCGTGTCCCTTGGAGTATTGAAAGAAAGGTATGATAATATAACGTAACtccatgaaataataatattttacaaagaaAACTTCTGGAGAAATCGATGTGCTTTGTTGTTGTATTGTCTgttggttgtccttcaatcacgtcgcaacggtgcaacggattgacgtgatttttttgcatgggtatagataaagacctggagagtgacataggctacttttcatcccggaaaatcaaagagttcccgcgggattttcaaaaacctaagtaattccacgcggacgaagtcgcgggcaacagctagtaataataataaaaaatttagatACTCAACCCTTTTCTCACCACCACTCCCAGAAGAAAAAGTTACAGCCATAAACAAATTAGGGTTTGGAGTGGTGGGCAAGACCATCTTCTCGTTCTCCGAGCCATGGTGGCCTGACGTGAtgaccttcttcttcttctggaATCCTGAGGATCGGGAGGCGTATAAGGAGGACCCATGGATGCTAAAGATTAAGCAAGTATTAAGGCCTATGGGGTCGAGCAATACTTTGACTTTTTGGGCCAATGGCGATCAAGCTAAGCTGGTGAGTAGACAAATGTATCAGAATCTAAGtatactatcatcatcatcatcaaccgatagacgtccactgctgttggtccgtcccttgaataaccccatgttgtaatagtgccccttgaataactcccTGCGGTATAGACCGGAGCCAAAAAGACCCCTCTGTTTAGGACACACCCCTTAGACTAGCTCGCTTATGATTGGACAGTGTAAAGACCGCCTGATTGGCTGTAAAATTAAACCAATCAGACGGTCTACATTTTTAGgcgattttcaaataaatactgGACCGGGGTTGTTCTTCTTGGGCAACCGGtagcagtacctacctaactagaaAATAGAAAATGAGAGGAACAAGTACTTTTCAAAcgcgcaatgtatagcgtgcaaaactcggatcaatgccccgcctacgacacggcattgactccaagtgacCTATTTACggaacgttcattgacctctagcgtcagtgagatgttttatttgcaatataataatgaaattttacaaaatgtaggtttttttttttaaaatcacgttttttgtggtatcataatcaGTACTATCgtgtttttcttcttcttctggctTAACATAGATTAGCCAATGACAGGTAGTGTGTTTtatcctgagaggagacccgttctcagtagtgtgtcgacaatgggttgagatgataatttgttgaattttatttttcagatagAAACATTGCCCGAGGATGTCGTTAAGAGTAAAATGATGCAACTTTTGCAAAGGTTTATGGGGAAAAATATGACTATACCCGAACCCACTGGTATGATAAGGTGAGGAccaaagtatatattttttagggttccgtgacTCCAGAGAaaaagtaatctaaatatataaaacgaaaaggtgactgactgactgatctatcaacgcacagctcaaactactgcacggatcgggctgaaatttggcatgcagatagctattatgacgtaggcatccgctaagaaaggatttttgaaaattcaacccctaagagggcgaaataggggtttgaaatttgtgtgattCACGCGTCATATAGTCACGtctttgttgtcagtctgtctgtctgccaagacCTGTCAAGGGAatcgaaacctatagggttgACCTAGAtccagaggcggattatccctaaggcaaactaggcacattcctaggggcgcgaggttatgaaggggcgcgcgcgatcataTAGAGTCGGATTAGCGGGAGTTCGTGCTTCGGATATCTTCGTTTCTATGCAAAACATTTAAGAATGTTATAATTTTGTTGACTTATGAGAAAACGAATCGTATTCGTTCGCTAATCAAAATATacaatggcgctgattctgttgtttttcgataaactaaatttagagtatatgcatccttttcttgttaatattgctaaaatgggacggaacatgaattttgcatttaaagactaaattttagtgcacgctagaaatttaaacgatacgctcgcgactggtaGCTAAAGTCACaaagtttgacagctctaaattaaacttaaaactgtcaaactatgtctgtccttttcatattatattagtaagaagaggatgcgaatgctctaaaattttgttgtgctcagaatcagtaggtacctaccattgctTGATTTTATAATAGAAGTTTATACAACCGACACGACCAACGCGCAACATTGTGCGCGGAAACCTgtagcctgagagttctccataatgttctcagaggtgtgtgaagtctgccaatccgcacttggccagcgtggtggactatggccaaacccttctcattccaaGAGGAGACCGGTGGGTggagtgattacgtaaaacgttgcagtagcgacagcagtagcaatgcgacagttcatttgctctcttctttttcttcttcttattttgctttgtggctattgctgtgtctctctctagccgctgttacgtgtgtgtgtgtgtgtgacgtttgacagcattgatcgcgagatttacgcctgtcgcaagtctgtcgcgagatacgtaatcaccccgccgtgctctgtagtgagccggcgatgggttcatcatggTAATTCTATTCTACAGGTCCAAATGGTATTCCAACCCATTCACACGAGGTTGCTACTCACATGACACAGTTCCTCAAATGGTGGAGTACCCGAACGCTAGAGCAACACTAGCGGAGCCCCTGCTGGATGCTGAAGGGAGCCCTAAGGTGCTGTTTGCTGGTGAGGCGTCAGAAACCAAGCGGTTCGCCACAGTACATGGTGCAAGTGATTCTGGGTTGAGAGAGGCAAGGAGACTGTTGTCTAGTAAGGCTTAACATGTGAATAAATGAAacgctcaaaagggctagaatccagagccgtagACCCAGTTTAGTAAGAAAAAagaattaattaatgaaatatcCCGTTGTacacacaaaaacaaaataaacagtaAAATTTGCCTGAATATGGGTTGTTTTATTACTTTCGCCAAATATAACCTACTTTCAAACTTTTGTCAAACCTAATTTCCTCTCTTAGAGcgtttacgcactcatccgtgattttacggatacgtgaaaaaaatacgaatcgaatgtgtttgaatttttttcttttttgaagtTATGTACAATTGtatagctgattcctgcgacttcgtacgcgtggatttaggcttttaaaaatcctgtaagaactccttaattttccgggataaaaagtagcctaccaaatttcatcaaaatcggttgaacggttgagccgtgcaaagctagcagacagacagacacactttcgcattcataatattagtatgaatggtGGGTTGCactatactaggctacaatagccgaagcgaacgtaaaatagaaggaatgacatttcataagtaagtacctctgcttgagcgagagggactataGGGGCCACGATAGTTGCATATCTGTGCTTGAATTCATCCAGGgataaaaccagttaaaaatgCATCAAGGGAGGCGGCTCAAaaaagctagaacccagagccataaaactagtttttaataaatgcaTGGAAGGCTCAAAAGAGcaagaatccagagccgtaCAACTAGTTAAAAATTGCATGATAGCGATGTTGGATGATTACTGCCAAAAAATATCGACATATATCgtgacaatttatttttaactagctgatgctcgcgactttgtaagcgaggatttaggtttttaaaaatcctgtgggaactcttaacttttccgggataaaaagtagcctatgtccttccccggattgcaagctacctctataccaaatttcgtcaaaattggctgaacggttgagccatgaaaagctagcggacagacagacacactttcgcatttataatattagtatggaagtatggatgtagTAATATTATCgatttttgtacctattttgCCTAGTCTAGCACCTGCACCACGACTCTAAGTGAGTTCCACGGAACATTTATATGGGTCCAGTGAAGTTTTTATTAATCATTGTCAAATTGTCAATTACTCaggtaactattattattttggatTGCAATAATTTATAACATGCATTATGATGAACACTGATAGCATGACGTGATACATCGTTAttgatacaatattatgttttcgATAAGTACGTGATGTATCGGAATGTATGATTTCGCCAAAAATATCTGTGTCGCATAGAAGTAGAAAAGATTttgattcaaataaacttttgacTCGAAGTGTTTTTCAATCGAAAgcatatcgatatatcgatagcTTCAAGCCTAATGCTTGACAGTTGACAGATGTAGTCTGTGGTTGACAGTGACATTTGTCAAAAAAAGGCTGAAAAAAATCGTGCATGATTTCAATTCGATGTTCGAACCAAAGCCAAACAATCACAATTCACAAAACAACAATGTTGATTACAAAATCttaataattacctaattgTAAACAAACATAACAATACTATGGAGGTTAGATTAAACTACAGTCATTAGGTGTTGTGAATTATCATATTAGAAGAAAGGAATATGTGTGCGCGCGAACGGTATAGGGAATGTAAAGCTGTAAGTTTCGAAAAAGTGGATTTATCACGATGGCCTACGCAGACAgtacaaaaaataagaaactgTTTCAAAAGACTAGCAGTTTAAAGAAATCTTTTATATGTGATCATTGTGGGAAGGATTTGGTGTATAGAAGTACAGCTATAAAGCATCTCCAAAGTTGTGGCCCCGACAGAACCACTTGTAAATGGTGTAAGATCGTATTTAAAAACCGTGGCAATCTCTCAAGGCATGCGTTTTTCGTTCACGGAGATCAAAGGTAaggagaatttaaaaaaacattaaaaaaatgggtgactttttttttaaactccaaTGACAAGACCAAAGGCAAAGGAGGCAAAGTGCATTCGGCCTTGAAACAAATCGATTTTCATATCAAATTAAATTACGTGTATGTTTGAAGATAATAAAGTTTTATGTGAATCATGAAATGgcttgtttttaaattaaaactgttaGTTGAATTAGTAATATGAGCAAAGAGGTTTCTAATAAGGAGGATGAATGTAAAACTAAAGAACAAGTTGCTGAAAAGTGTCAAAATATTATGGGACCTCCTTCAACAACTGTAGTTCTGAAAAGGTGTtcctattttaaatattttttaagcttAGTTTACACAAGGTTAATGGTAGGCTGTATGAAGTGTATTATTGTCCAATTTGTTACAGATTAAATACTATTAAGTTACTTAaagtaactttaaaaaaaagtacttttatttagaactagctgatacctgcgactacatctgcgtggatttaggtttttcaaaaatcctgtgggaacttttctgggataaaaagtagcctatgtcactctccaggtctttatctatacctttgcgaaaaatcacgtcaatccattgcaccgttgcgacgtgattgaaggacaaaccaacaaataaacacactttgatatcaatacttataataaaactgtaacaggtcaaattctgtacatattttgaatattttttttcgagggcactctataatcgatactgaacccaaaactaatttttttcatttttgtctgtctgtctgtatcacggccgcgcatcacgctgaaactactgaatggattccaatgaaacttggtacgatttgaggtcatactatgaggaagaatataggatacattttatcccgaaattcagcatggttcccgtaggagaggggacgaaagttaaaatgtatactgagttgtaattcattaacgcgtagtccgatttcattcattctttttttgttagaaaggggatattttaaagattgttccgtaaatatttcaaggtcatcggtttttaaccgactgtcaaaaaggaggtggttcttttttctacatcgattttttcgaggtttctggaccgatttgcaaaatttttttttaaatcaacaaaaagtttacgtcgtggtcacataaaaaattctggattcaactccttaatcctgatgctgcagggttactgcccgcctgggttattaAGATTCaagaagtgttcatagtgaattcatattgtaggtaccaagcaatggcaacaatcccgaaaaatcaaagagttcccgcgggattttaaaaaacgtaaatccacgcggacgaagtcgcaggaatcagctagtttataataagggtactgattttaaattcaaattaacatGAACTAGCAAAGTTCATGCTAATTtgaatttctttatttaaattttattgtcatgatgaacccattgccggctcactacagagcatgggtctcctctcagagtgaaaaggttttggccatagtctaccgcgctgggcaagtgtggattggtagacttcacacacctttgagagcattatggagaactctcaggcatgtaggtttattcacgatgttttccttcaccgttaaagcaagtgatatttaattactgctgtaaatattgtttaaatattgctgtaaatttaaattttattgtaattaagtTATATTCATGACTGTCCATGTGAGATTCATTTTTAGGGCTCtttacccaaagggtaaaaaaatcaaagccctattaatgtcactgttgtctgtctgtctgaccgcATGTCACAGGTCTGTAGCTCCTAGAcaaaatgagttacaaacctgaaatggtAGTTGATGTAGAATATTTACCCAAACCGACTGAATATTGAATTAGatattcaatatattttttttatttttgaatattatgtagttttacTTTAACCTAagcttacataatatatcttactagatgatgcccgcgatttcgtccgcgtggatttaggttttttaaaatcctataggaactcttcaattttccgggataaaaagtagcctatgtccttccctggaatggaatggaatggaagctattcctataccaaatttcgtcaaaatcggttgaacggttgagccgtgaaaagctagcgacagacagacagacagacacacactttcgcatttataatattaagtatggatatactaagaaattgtccgaTCTTCCTTGATTGATCTTCGCAGTACAATTAATTGCATTTGGGCAGCATACctttctaattctgagaggagacccggccaTGCTCAATAGTGGGTAGGCTGAaataatgatgattattattgattttgCAGTGCAATGAGACCAGCTTTACTGACCAACAAATGTGAGGTCTGCTCCCAATGTTTCCGTAACCCAAACGGCCTGAAGTACCACATACGCAGCGTACACTTCAACTTACGAGCTAAGATTATGACGTATGATAATAAAGAAATCAATGAGGTAtgaccatttaaaaaaaaccggccaagtgcgagtcaggctcgcacactgagggttccgtactacagtcgtattttttcgacattttgcacgataactcaaaaactatcatcttcttctttttctttcttctttggggctatacaggtccttactatccctgaatcactgcgaccgtctccgatctattgtgtttgcctccacttcacacttccttatcaaatcctgtggccgccagatacagtagcaccttcttgactggaattgaagtaaaatCCTCCAGATAAATGATGTGTCTCCCTAGgtggacgctacgtttgtgcatcagagcagggcagaagcagataatgtgcaaaaactatgatgcataaaaataaataaaaatctgttttagaatgtacaggtgaagacctttcatatgataccccacttgatatagttatctcacttcgaaagttgaaaatactaattattagttcatgaccacaatttaattttttttgtgtgatgtaaccacaaattcacggttttcagatttcccccccgaatgtcagctataaaacctacctacctgccaaatttcatgattctaggtcaacgggaagtaccctgtaggtttcttgacagacagacagacaacaaagtgatcctatagggattccgttttccttttgaggtacggaaccgtaaaaacaaattatatttcCAGGTATGGCACGAGAAAGTGTACAACACATCCAAGGTGGTGGAAATAAAAA
Protein-coding regions in this window:
- the LOC117994897 gene encoding spermine oxidase-like — its product is MDKAILIAIMNRRLLWISLASILGQATCLISVVPQQYDTIVIGLGSAGTTAASTLARAGKRVLALEAQDRIGGRVWTVPFGDGLVEVGGEWIHGTKDSRVYEQAIKNNISAILQETTLKVYKSDGSEGNADLFEELVTFCLEAQDDPPETPQTIGKFLTRKLKDYLKEKHPHLLQDEAFLNEFLEIMNYISNSLEAANDWDDVSLQTTNVDLVGYKTMSWHRHGYKTFFELLLNTYNNGPGLPTLEIKLNTEVTQIKWPKDSTGKVEVVCKDGAVYTADNVIVTVSLGVLKERYSTLFSPPLPEEKVTAINKLGFGVVGKTIFSFSEPWWPDVMTFFFFWNPEDREAYKEDPWMLKIKQVLRPMGSSNTLTFWANGDQAKLIETLPEDVVKSKMMQLLQRFMGKNMTIPEPTGMIRSKWYSNPFTRGCYSHDTVPQMVEYPNARATLAEPLLDAEGSPKVLFAGEASETKRFATVHGASDSGLREARRLLSSKA
- the LOC117995034 gene encoding zinc finger protein 549-like isoform X1, with the protein product MAYADSTKNKKLFQKTSSLKKSFICDHCGKDLVYRSTAIKHLQSCGPDRTTCKWCKIVFKNRGNLSRHAFFVHGDQSAMRPALLTNKCEVCSQCFRNPNGLKYHIRSVHFNLRAKIMTYDNKEINEVWHEKVYNTSKVVEIKKAANNLFLIRKLEDDTKVNVQDSGSVIDLSALYPTKRSGIGQCHICKKLLVKRDLKKHYDECHFQIQKHVCNNCNKSFKRSVLYIRHVCNKKRGRRRKLIL
- the LOC117995034 gene encoding uncharacterized protein isoform X2, with the protein product MSKEVSNKEDECKTKEQVAEKCQNIMGPPSTTVVLKSAMRPALLTNKCEVCSQCFRNPNGLKYHIRSVHFNLRAKIMTYDNKEINEVWHEKVYNTSKVVEIKKAANNLFLIRKLEDDTKVNVQDSGSVIDLSALYPTKRSGIGQCHICKKLLVKRDLKKHYDECHFQIQKHVCNNCNKSFKRSVLYIRHVCNKKRGRRRKLIL